From the genome of Gambusia affinis linkage group LG04, SWU_Gaff_1.0, whole genome shotgun sequence:
ttacaATCGCTATAAATGCCCTCCACACATAAATCTGTTACTTGTTTTCCCGGTCAGGGAGCCACTGTACGCGCGCTAAGCTCTGTCTCACCATGGTTAGCCTCTCCTGGTCCCACAGAGAGCCGATGATGAACGCCACCAGCCGTCCCCCCTCAAACCAGCCGAGAGAAAGCTCGGGACACAGCGTGAGGAAGTGACGCACCTCGTCCAGGTGGAGCGGGCATTCTCCGGACACTGATATGAAGGCTGTAGGTGAAAAACAATGGAAGGGAATCTTGAGTGACTTTTTAAGCGTTAAAACTATTTCACCTCGAATGTGCCGTTCCTTAGCAACCACTTCCTCACGTGCCGTTCCTTGGCAACCACTCCCTTTAGGTTAAGAAGCTTAGCTTGCTAGCATTAGCGCTGTGGCTAAAGTTGGAGATAAAGTTAAAAAGTCTTGCTCCGACAACTCAGAAActttttcaacaacaaatattaGTATATTTCTTAACTTTTACTGAGCTTAGATGTCAGGATTAAGGTCCGAATGtctggtatttttatttaaaaagctgcagtatgtaacttttataaaaatatgtttactgtCTTGACGGTTTAATATGAGAGTTATTCTGTGAAAAATCAAGTGCCTTTACCTCCTCCATGTGGTCCTACCGCGGAATTATACTGCTCAGAAATCAGTCAGAGAGGAAGGGGTCTTAGAATTGTCAATTAACTTTGGGTATATGCTGCTCATACCCTTCCCCTTTCTTTTTGCTATGGTAAAGTTGCTTCCTCATAATGGAGCCCTGATATATATCTATGCAATGGCCCTAATATGCCGTTGCATgtcacaaatacattttgcaacAGTAATAGGTGTTACAATCAACCACGCTCCTCCAAATTTAAATAACTAACATTTATTACTTCTAATAATGCCTTTTTTGACTATATGCATGTAAACATATAGTTGGAGTGTGCGCAATTGTGATCTACTGGTTGAATTAGACAGCAACCTTAGCCCTGAGACTCTCCAagtaaaaatcttgttttaccTTCTCTCTCTATCTCGAACACGCTGATTGCGTCCTCCGGACTCAGGGAGCGGAACTCGCTGGCCGGCAGCGTGTGGCGGCGGCCCTGCGGCACCGGGGAGCGCACATGGTGCAGCGGCTTCATGAACGGCAGTGCGCCCAGCACAGACATCTCTCCGGTCCCGTTTGTCTTCAGAAGCAGTCGGGTTAAAGACACTGATAATACCACTTATAACTGTTTTATTATCTACTCCTGAGCAGCAGCTTCGCAGATAGTTTCCTCCACGCGTTGCCGGACTTGTGCGTAAAGACTGAGCTGGACGCGGCGCGCCGGGAGTATTTATATCCGTGCGCAGGGGCGGCTGTTTCTAATCCTGGGGTGAGCTGGAAGCCCAAAGCCTCCTTTCCTGGCGAGCAGGTTGaacaataaacatatttacCGGAGGTCAGCAGGGGCAACCGTGTGTTTAGAATGATCCTTGTCATGCGTCAGAGCTAGATTCCTGGATCATGGGTTGCAGTATCTAATTAAGGTTTTTTATCTATTAAAGATGTGACCCTGGGTCACAGCAGGACAGCAGATATGTGCATTAATCCTTCAGAGGGATAAACTGTATTTTTCCCGTCAATTTCGTGACACAAAACAGTCTGATTTCATCTCTCCTGCATGGTCTTGCCTAATTGGCAGCTTAATTACATGATCTTATTTTTCTGTAGGAGACTTTCAGTCAGCTGAATGTTGCTCCTATAAGCTCAGTTTATGCTGCTTTATTTTCCAGTTCTGTAAGAGGATTACAGGATGTGTAGGAGTTTGTTTGTCACCTCATCAGCATTAAAAGCATTGATCTTTCTGGACAAACATTATTTATGTAAGATGTGGCAAATCCACAACATTACACTGGGGGCCCTGATAGGTTCATTCAAAAAAGAGGTCAAAAGAAAAGTGTGTCATTATGCAAGCACAgatctataataataataattatgtataaaaaaagtAGATTTCATCACTGTAGCGGATGTTAATGCTCCTGGAAGTTTAATTATATTCTATCAAACACCTATTGTTGCTTCAAACTATGAGATaatttagcctttt
Proteins encoded in this window:
- the aanat1 gene encoding serotonin N-acetyltransferase → MSVLGALPFMKPLHHVRSPVPQGRRHTLPASEFRSLSPEDAISVFEIEREAFISVSGECPLHLDEVRHFLTLCPELSLGWFEGGRLVAFIIGSLWDQERLTMDALTLHKPHGATVHIHVLAVHRTFRQQGKGSILMWRYLQYLRCLPYVRRAVLMCEDFLVPFYQKSGFKALGPAEITVGPLNFIEMFYPVRGHAFMRRNSGC